The Chloroflexota bacterium genome contains a region encoding:
- a CDS encoding response regulator, producing MSHHILIADDEVMIRRLLTLILESDGYRVTAVVDGTQMIPAMEADKPDLVISDIMMPIMDGLAVLEELKEKPHLADVPVIIVTAAGSPAYVEEALALGAARCIFKPFAKAEILDVVHQFLPPTTPAL from the coding sequence ATGTCCCACCATATTCTCATTGCCGATGACGAAGTCATGATACGCCGCCTGCTCACTTTGATTCTGGAAAGCGACGGCTACCGGGTCACTGCCGTTGTTGACGGGACGCAAATGATTCCGGCAATGGAAGCCGACAAGCCCGACCTGGTGATTTCCGACATCATGATGCCGATCATGGACGGCCTGGCCGTGCTGGAAGAGTTGAAAGAGAAACCGCACCTGGCCGATGTGCCGGTCATCATCGTCACCGCCGCCGGTTCGCCGGCCTATGTTGAAGAGGCGCTGGCCCTCGGCGCGGCCCGGTGTATCTTCAAGCCTTTCGCCAAAGCAGAGATACTGGACGTGGTTCACCAGTTTTTGCCGCCAACAACTCCTGCTTTATAA